The bacterium genome has a window encoding:
- a CDS encoding helix-turn-helix transcriptional regulator translates to MGKRGGRLTNEIRSLRFRQGEMTQQELADLVGVTRQTINVMEANRYSPSLEVAFRVARVFGLTVDEVFCYTDE, encoded by the coding sequence ATGGGCAAGCGCGGCGGCCGACTGACCAACGAGATCCGCTCCCTGCGCTTCCGGCAGGGCGAGATGACGCAGCAGGAACTGGCCGACCTGGTCGGCGTCACGCGCCAGACCATCAACGTGATGGAGGCGAACCGCTACTCCCCGTCGCTGGAAGTGGCGTTCCGCGTGGCGCGCGTGTTCGGCCTGACGGTGGACGAGGTGTTCTGCTACACGGATGAGTGA
- a CDS encoding immune inhibitor A, producing MSLLLAGLCLLVSLSALAAEPRHDLVRVSLADPAASEWLRLHQNELDVVFVKPGVEAHIAAQPGDEAILRAAGLVPEVMQRDMELAAAYPDKGVGFGIFHTFSENVAFMDSLRLLYPNVISAKWSIGTTYQGRSIWAYRLSDNPDVDENEPEVMIDGTHHAREIMAAEFPIMFAEYLCRNYATDPSIKWLVDNRELYLIPVVNPDGFVYNETTDPNGGGMWRKNRSPQAGGQIGVDLNRNYPNHWGYDDIGSSPSPSDITYRGPSAASELETQAMINFVNGREIITHDSVHTYSGMTLYPWGYQNTPSPHDAIFQHIAQKMTAVNNYDYGRPGAILYDVNGGVFDTFYGTTSFHPAIFSMSNEIGSYGFWPPESNRSIEFNENLDAHLYLMRAAGTSLMARTPVATGAVPGGNGTFNFTVENESVASSALNVQVTVSTDDPWVQLLASSRTVGNVPAMGTATLGASPIPFTVDAACPSGHQVQLQVTVHQPDGDLTFPMAFLVGSPSLVFSDNFESGTGNWTLSGTWGTTTSTSHSTSRSLTDTPTGSYTNYSNTSAQLNGTRRISRLRFWHKYTTEATYDFAQVQVSANGGPWTTVAQYDGTLSTWTQVTIDLAAYAGQDLALRFYLTTDVSLTYDGWYIDDVELEGATPAFAMLPPVALSPVGGAVVSVQPALTVANSAVPGGGAADYGFRLYRDAACTDVAATVNNVAETAGQTAWTTPTLAAGNYWWRAWAGNGVLRTSLTEPESFTVSSYVAGVDLGGALNLRVLGGAGSDGSRLLLTLPGRADVTVDIHDARGARVRRLFSGSLDGGERALAWDGRDAQGRSAASGVYFVRAQVGSEQLTGRVVIVR from the coding sequence TTGTCCCTGTTGCTGGCAGGATTGTGCCTGCTCGTTTCGCTGTCCGCCCTCGCCGCCGAACCCCGCCATGACCTGGTGCGCGTTTCGCTGGCCGATCCCGCCGCCTCCGAGTGGCTGCGCCTGCACCAGAACGAACTGGATGTCGTGTTCGTGAAGCCTGGTGTCGAGGCGCACATCGCGGCGCAGCCGGGCGATGAGGCCATCCTGCGCGCAGCCGGCCTGGTGCCGGAAGTGATGCAGCGCGACATGGAACTGGCGGCCGCGTACCCCGACAAGGGCGTCGGCTTCGGCATCTTCCACACGTTCAGCGAGAACGTGGCCTTCATGGACAGCCTGCGCCTGCTGTACCCGAACGTGATCAGCGCGAAGTGGTCCATCGGCACCACGTACCAGGGCCGCTCCATCTGGGCCTATCGCCTGTCGGACAACCCGGACGTGGACGAGAACGAACCCGAGGTGATGATCGACGGCACGCACCACGCGCGCGAGATCATGGCGGCCGAGTTCCCCATCATGTTCGCCGAGTACCTGTGCAGGAACTACGCGACCGACCCCTCCATCAAGTGGCTGGTCGACAATCGCGAACTGTACCTGATCCCGGTGGTGAACCCCGACGGCTTCGTCTACAACGAGACGACCGACCCCAACGGCGGCGGCATGTGGCGCAAGAACCGCTCGCCCCAGGCGGGCGGCCAGATCGGCGTCGACCTGAACCGCAACTACCCCAACCACTGGGGCTACGACGACATCGGCAGCAGCCCGAGCCCGTCCGACATCACCTACCGCGGGCCGTCGGCCGCCAGCGAGCTCGAGACGCAGGCGATGATCAACTTCGTGAACGGGCGCGAGATCATCACGCACGATTCGGTGCACACGTACTCGGGCATGACGCTGTATCCGTGGGGCTATCAGAACACACCGTCGCCGCATGACGCCATCTTCCAGCACATCGCCCAGAAGATGACCGCCGTGAACAACTATGACTACGGCCGGCCCGGCGCCATTCTCTATGACGTGAATGGCGGCGTGTTCGACACCTTCTACGGCACCACGTCGTTCCACCCGGCCATCTTCAGCATGTCGAACGAGATCGGCAGCTACGGTTTCTGGCCGCCCGAGTCCAACCGCTCCATCGAGTTCAACGAGAACCTGGACGCGCACCTGTACCTGATGCGCGCGGCGGGCACCAGCCTGATGGCGCGCACGCCGGTGGCCACCGGGGCCGTGCCCGGCGGCAACGGCACCTTCAACTTCACCGTCGAGAACGAGTCGGTCGCCTCCAGCGCGCTGAACGTCCAGGTGACCGTCAGCACCGACGACCCCTGGGTGCAGCTGCTGGCCTCGTCGCGCACCGTGGGCAACGTGCCGGCCATGGGCACGGCCACGCTGGGCGCCAGCCCCATCCCCTTCACCGTCGACGCGGCCTGCCCGTCCGGCCACCAGGTCCAGCTGCAGGTGACCGTGCACCAGCCCGACGGCGACCTCACGTTCCCGATGGCCTTCCTGGTGGGCTCGCCCTCGCTCGTGTTCAGCGACAACTTCGAGTCGGGCACCGGCAACTGGACGCTGTCAGGCACGTGGGGCACCACCACGTCGACGTCGCACTCGACGTCGCGCTCGCTGACCGACACGCCCACCGGCAGCTACACCAACTACAGCAACACCTCCGCGCAGCTGAACGGCACGCGCCGCATCTCGCGCCTGCGCTTCTGGCACAAGTACACCACCGAAGCGACCTACGACTTCGCGCAGGTGCAGGTCTCGGCGAACGGCGGCCCCTGGACCACCGTGGCCCAGTACGACGGCACGCTGTCCACCTGGACGCAGGTGACCATCGACCTGGCCGCCTACGCCGGCCAGGACCTGGCGCTGCGGTTCTACCTGACGACCGACGTCTCGCTGACCTATGACGGCTGGTACATCGACGACGTGGAGCTCGAGGGCGCCACTCCGGCCTTCGCGATGCTGCCCCCGGTGGCCCTCAGCCCCGTCGGCGGCGCGGTGGTCAGCGTGCAGCCCGCCCTGACGGTGGCCAACAGCGCCGTGCCCGGCGGCGGCGCGGCCGACTACGGCTTCCGCCTCTACCGCGATGCGGCCTGCACCGACGTAGCCGCCACGGTCAACAACGTGGCCGAGACCGCCGGCCAGACCGCCTGGACCACGCCGACGCTGGCCGCCGGCAACTACTGGTGGCGGGCCTGGGCCGGCAACGGCGTGCTGCGCACGTCGCTGACGGAACCCGAGTCGTTCACGGTATCGTCGTACGTGGCGGGCGTGGATCTTGGCGGCGCGCTGAACCTGCGCGTGCTTGGCGGCGCGGGCAGTGACGGCTCACGCCTGCTGCTGACCCTGCCGGGCCGGGCCGATGTGACCGTGGACATCCACGATGCCCGCGGTGCCCGCGTGCGGCGCCTGTTCTCCGGCAGCCTCGACGGCGGCGAACGCGCCCTGGCCTGGGACGGCCGCGACGCGCAGGGCCGTTCGGCCGCCAGCGGCGTCTACTTCGTACGCGCCCAGGTGGGCAGCGAGCAGCTGACCGGCCGCGTGGTGATCGTGCGCTGA
- a CDS encoding malate dehydrogenase: MINKIGIVGGGNIGGVLAAEIVSRRLARNVALVDVKGPDLAAGKCLDIAEATPVYGSDVNIVGAKTYDILTGCDFVINTAGVPRTMRPDGTFPSREELLAINLKITDLVADGINKFAPGAFIISIANPLDAIVYRLFKKTKANPARIMGMAGVLDSARYKFFVAEAAGVSVENVEAVVLGGHGDTMVPIRSACRIYGLPVEQFVPAKKLDAIEDRTRNAGGEVVKLLGSGSAFVSPAVSALEMVEAIAYDKKKIVPVCAYLQGEYSVKGLFVGVPALLGAGGIEKIIKIKLTPEEAAALKKSVAAVKKTCAEVDAAK; encoded by the coding sequence ATGATCAACAAAATCGGTATCGTCGGCGGCGGCAACATCGGCGGCGTGCTCGCGGCCGAAATCGTTTCGCGGCGGCTGGCCCGGAACGTTGCCCTGGTCGACGTCAAGGGTCCGGACCTGGCGGCGGGCAAGTGCCTGGATATCGCCGAGGCCACGCCGGTCTACGGCAGCGACGTGAACATCGTCGGCGCCAAGACCTACGACATCCTGACCGGCTGCGATTTCGTGATCAACACCGCCGGCGTGCCCCGCACGATGCGCCCGGACGGCACCTTCCCCTCGCGTGAAGAGCTGCTGGCCATCAACCTGAAGATCACCGACCTGGTGGCCGACGGCATCAACAAGTTCGCGCCCGGCGCGTTCATCATCTCGATCGCGAACCCGCTCGACGCCATCGTCTACCGGCTGTTCAAGAAGACCAAGGCGAATCCCGCGCGCATCATGGGCATGGCCGGCGTGCTCGACTCGGCGCGCTACAAGTTCTTCGTGGCCGAGGCCGCGGGCGTGTCGGTGGAAAACGTCGAGGCGGTTGTGCTGGGCGGCCACGGCGACACGATGGTGCCGATCCGCAGCGCCTGCCGTATCTACGGCCTGCCGGTCGAACAGTTCGTGCCCGCCAAGAAGCTCGACGCCATCGAGGACCGCACGCGCAACGCGGGCGGCGAAGTCGTCAAGCTGCTGGGCTCGGGCTCGGCGTTCGTCAGCCCGGCGGTCAGCGCGCTCGAGATGGTCGAGGCCATCGCCTACGACAAGAAGAAGATCGTGCCGGTGTGCGCCTACCTGCAGGGCGAGTACTCGGTGAAGGGCCTGTTCGTGGGCGTGCCCGCGCTGCTGGGTGCCGGCGGCATCGAGAAGATCATCAAGATCAAGCTGACGCCGGAAGAGGCTGCCGCACTGAAGAAGTCGGTGGCTGCGGTGAAGAAGACCTGCGCCGAAGTCGACGCGGCCAAGTAG